Within Hydra vulgaris chromosome 02, alternate assembly HydraT2T_AEP, the genomic segment AAGTAACAGTCTAAGAAAAAGTAATTCTCCGGTTGGAATAACTTTATACATTCTTACTATCACCTTATTACCACCCCTTTGTCTAACCTTCCATTTACAAAgtttatcatcaaaaaaaaagtgataaggAAAAGTGATGTCTATAAATGAATAACATTAGGcttcttcattttcagaattTAACTTAAACCATGCTGTAAGATGTGTATCTCGTTGAGCAGCACGATCTAAAGCCACTTGTTCTGCTCCTTCTCTAAAATAAACTACCTGATTCTCAGGAAGATGAACTTTAAAGTGTATAATAATGTGTGAAATTTGACTAATGGGAAACTCAAATATTCGCCACAATGCTTCAGGCGCACTAACATAACAACaatctaaaaaagtgtttacttCATCATGATTAACTTGTTCGTTTATTACAATACTTGTGCAGTCATGCCCTTTGTATAAGTACttgtacaaatatttaacagcctTTACAGACATGCAAACTTTAACATTAATATGGGCttgatatttcattaataaaCAAGGATTGTTAGGTACAACCCAACGGTTATCTACATTGTTAcctttaatattgataaccAAG encodes:
- the LOC136075939 gene encoding uncharacterized protein LOC136075939, with translation MIHGPCGILNQNLPCMIDGVFSKKYPKEFNANTAAVHNGYPCYRHRDNGLVINIKGNNVDNRWVVPNNPCLLMKYQAHINVKVCMSVKAVKYLYKYLYKGHDCTSIVINEQVNHDEVNTFLDCCYVSAPEALWRIFEFPISQISHIIIHFKVHLPENQVVYFREGAEQVALDRAAQRDTHLTAWFKLNSENEEA